One window from the genome of Balaenoptera musculus isolate JJ_BM4_2016_0621 chromosome 3, mBalMus1.pri.v3, whole genome shotgun sequence encodes:
- the GPX3 gene encoding glutathione peroxidase 3: MARLFRASCLLSLLLAGFVPPSRGQEKSKMDCHAGVSSTIYEYGALAIDGEEYIPFKQYAGKYILFVNVASYUGLTGQYVELNALQEELAPFGLVILGFPCNQFGKQEPGENSEILATLRHVRPGGGFVPNFQLFEKGDVNGEKEQKFYTFLKNSCPPTSELLGSPGRLFWDPMKVHDIRWNFEKFLVGPDGAPIMRWHHRTTVNTVKMDILTYMRRRAALEAKGK, encoded by the exons ATGGCCCGTCTCTTCCGGGcatcctgccttctctccctgctcctggcCGGCTTCGTTCCGCCGAGCCGAGGACAGGAGAAGTCGAAG ATGGACTGCCATGCTGGCGTGAGCAGCACCATCTACGAGTATGGAGCCCTCGCCATTGACGGGGAGGAGTACATCCCCTTTAAGCAGTACGCTGGCAAATACATCCTCTTTGTCAACGTGGCCAGCTACTGAGGCCTGACGGGCCAGTACGTTG AACTGAATGCACTACAGGAAGAACTTGCACCATTTGGTCTGGTCATTCTGGGCTTCCCCTGCAACCAATTCGGAAAACAGGAACCAGGAGAGAACTCGGAGATCCTAGCCACTCTCAG GCATGTCCGACCAGGTGGGGGCTTCGTCCCCAATTTCCAGCTCTTTGAGAAAGGGGACGTGAACGGGGAGAAAGAACAGAAGTTCTACACATTCCTGAAG AACTCCTGTCCTCCTACCTCGGAGCTCCTGGGCTCACCGGGCCGCCTCTTCTGGGATCCCATGAAGGTCCATGACATCCGCTGGAACTTTGAGAAGTTCCTGGTGGGGCCAGATGGTGCTCCCATCATGCGCTGGCACCACCGCACCACGGTCAACACTGTCAAAATGGACATCCTGACCTACATGCGGCGCCGGGCCGCCCTGGAGGCCAAGGGGAAGTAA